GGGCATAGACTGAGCCCAGCTCAAGCCCGATAACGCCAGCGCCGATGACTGCAAGCTTTTTGGGTATTTTTGGCAGCGTTAATGCGCCTGTTGAACTGACAACTATCTCTTCGTCAATCTCGACACCGGGCAGGGTTGAGGGGGTCGAGCCAGAGGCGATGATGATGTTTTTAGCGTCATGGATATCACCGCCAACATCAACCTGACCGGCTTTGGCAATGCGCGCCCAGCCTTTGAGCCAGTCGATCTTGTTCTTTTTAAACAGAAACTCGATGCCTTTGGTGTTGCCCTCGATGGTTTCGGCTTTATAGGCCTGCATTTGGGTCCAATCGACCGAGGGGCTTTTGCCTTTAAGTCCCATTTTGGTGAAATTATGCGTCGCCTCATGCAGCATATGGCTGGCATGCAGCAGGGCTTTTGACGGGATGCAGCCCACATTCAGGCAAGTCCCACCAAGGGTTTCACGCCCTTCGACACAGGCGGTTTTAAGCCCCAGCTGGGCGCAGCGAATGGCCGCCACATAGCCGCCTGGGCCGCTGCCGATCACAATCACATCATAGCTGGCCATCAGATATTTCCTTTCAATCCTATCCGGCTTGGAGCTGCGGAGTTTTCATATGCCGCGCCGTTTTTTGAGTATTTGAACAAAGAAAAAGCTCTTTGTTGTAGATTAAAATCACAGGTCCATCAGCAGGCGGCGGGGGTCTTCGAGGGCCTCTTTGACCCGCACCAAAAAGGTCACAGCGCCTTTGCCATCCACAATTCTGTGGTCGTAGCTGAGCGCTAGATACATCATTGGCCGGATTACCACTTCGCCGTTGATCGCCATCGGGCGGTCCTGAATTTTATGCATGCCCAAAATACCCGATTGCGGCGGGTTCAGGATTGGCGAAGACATTAGCGATCCGTAAACGCCGCCGTTCGAGATGGTGAAAGTTCCGCCCTGCATTTCGGCCATGGAAAGTTTGCCATCGCGGGCGCGGGCGCCTTTTTCGGCTATCGCCTGTTCAATTTCGGCAAACGACATTGCATCGGCATTGCGGATCACGGGCACCACGAGGCCTGTTGGCGTGCCTGCGGCGATGCCCATATGGACAAAGTTTTTATAGACGATATCCGTGCCATCGATTTCGGCGTTGACCTCAGGCACTTCGTTTAGGGCGTGGCAACAGGCTTTGGTGAAAAACGACATGAAGCCCAGCTTGACACCGTGTTTTTTCAAAAACTGATCTTTGTAGGTGTTGCGCATTTCCATCACTGCGCCCATGTCCACCTCATTATAGGTGGTGAGCATGGCGGCAGTGTTTTGACTGTCTTTGAGGCGGCGGGCGATGGTTTGCCGCAAGCGGGTCATTTTTACGCGCTCTTCGCGGGCTGCATCATCTGCGGCCACGGGTGCACGCGGCGCTGCTGGCGCGGCGTCCGCCGCAGCTGGCGCGGCCGTTGCGGCAACGGCCTGAGCCACGTCGCTTTTCATCACTCGGCCGTCGCGGCCCGTACCGGTCACCTTATCACGGCCAATACCGGCTTCGGCCATGGCTTTTTTGGCTGCGGGCGCATCTTCTATATCTGCAGCGCTTGCGGCTTTGGCCTTTGGCTCACCACCGGCGGCAGCCGGCGCTGCGGCAGTGGCAGTGCCGCTGGCAGCAAGAACGGCCAGTTTTGCATTGGCGGCCACAGTGCTGCCTTCGGCGGCCAGAATTTCGCTCAGAACGCCCGCAGAAGGGGCGGGCACTTCAACGCTGACCTTATCGGTTTCCAACTCGCAAAGCATTTCATCTTGGACAACAGCATCGCCAACGGCCTTGAACCATGTGGTGACGGTTGCCTCAGTGACGCTTTCGCCCAAGGTCGGCACCAGAACATCGAGGCTGCCGGTTGAGGCTGCTGGTTGGTCATTTGCGGGGGCTTCGGCGATCGGTGCGGCTGGTTGTGCAGCGGTCGGTGCGGCGCTTGCGCCATCGCTGATCACAGCAAGCAAGGCACCGACCCCCACGGTGCTGCCTTCGGCGGCGATAATTTCGGCCAGTGTGCCCGCAACCGAGCTTGGAACCTCGACCGTGACTTTATCGGTCTCAAGCTCGCAGAGCATTTCATCCACGGCGACGTTGTCGCCCGGGGCTTTGAACCAGGTGGCTACGGTGGCTTCAGTTACGGATTCGCCAAGGGTTGGAACACGAATTTCGGTTGTCATCAGCTTATTTTCCTTTAAGGCTCAGCGCGTCATTGATCAGCGCGTCATTGATCAGCGCTTCTTGTTGGGCTTTGTGCTGGGCGGCTAGGCCGGTGGCAGTGGAAGCGCTGGCGGCGCGTCCCACATAGACCGGCCGGCTGTGTTTGGCCTTCATCCGGCTCAGAACCCATTCCAAATTTGGCTCCATAAAGGTCCAGGCCCCCTGATTTTTGGGCTCTTCCTGACACCAGATCATTTCAGCCTGCGAAAAGCGTTCCAGCTCTTTGAGGGCCGAGATCGCCGGGAAGGGGTAGTATTGTTCAAAGCGCATCAGATAAATATCGTCGA
The nucleotide sequence above comes from Rhodobacteraceae bacterium Araon29. Encoded proteins:
- the odhB gene encoding 2-oxoglutarate dehydrogenase complex dihydrolipoyllysine-residue succinyltransferase; this encodes MTTEIRVPTLGESVTEATVATWFKAPGDNVAVDEMLCELETDKVTVEVPSSVAGTLAEIIAAEGSTVGVGALLAVISDGASAAPTAAQPAAPIAEAPANDQPAASTGSLDVLVPTLGESVTEATVTTWFKAVGDAVVQDEMLCELETDKVSVEVPAPSAGVLSEILAAEGSTVAANAKLAVLAASGTATAAAPAAAGGEPKAKAASAADIEDAPAAKKAMAEAGIGRDKVTGTGRDGRVMKSDVAQAVAATAAPAAADAAPAAPRAPVAADDAAREERVKMTRLRQTIARRLKDSQNTAAMLTTYNEVDMGAVMEMRNTYKDQFLKKHGVKLGFMSFFTKACCHALNEVPEVNAEIDGTDIVYKNFVHMGIAAGTPTGLVVPVIRNADAMSFAEIEQAIAEKGARARDGKLSMAEMQGGTFTISNGGVYGSLMSSPILNPPQSGILGMHKIQDRPMAINGEVVIRPMMYLALSYDHRIVDGKGAVTFLVRVKEALEDPRRLLMDL